Proteins from a single region of Oreochromis niloticus isolate F11D_XX linkage group LG7, O_niloticus_UMD_NMBU, whole genome shotgun sequence:
- the coro1cb gene encoding uncharacterized protein coro1cb isoform X1: MEKSASCNPTTEEDFVVLEKDDAWTSPEGENDIVLRHRINTEKPESINKRGSKEDTPDICNDDNFVHPSENTPREKGNEKKSRGNSDTLLMGADTHARTSPTVCFEREMGQRLAEVTGSRCQLKGAGHVGAGAQSETTGSGIAEGEQNVRDHTKEKVSTHIQQEHLSTLNKSKSQDKESHSSGFPAQRQQVDQSYQNRFAGAVYKRAKAGVTGSLSACTKKDDSQAVGKAANSITPLLQDNPPFTVEECDLIPSPPLPENGGCDGKIQVASLKKESELVCFSAVITPPPLTHAMPNRDTTMAKHLDTNAVSSTMAPDATSNKDESVTKEKPKIKGPPPPVPKKPKNPFIKLKTAQLMSTDVQRRGKEHLRSEERVKRRHTFHFNRDLPCSTPANQDMCLVWDEKGTYTVPANIRRLSADLSPWDHLSLRHMDDRYGDMIDFEYCVLMANLSPEEETQNLDMWQKRVFPERRTRSKWSPPPYAQKPSNPFETLPKPEVTAENEGERPNPASSGKKEIDPEVLPERAPTQVSDHNHVNYTYHKDISDRSTERDAGNGSEIGSYKPVAKIIREANQMQRHQAGRGPEGPKAPVRVSEQSPSIKVSQMKNAFDVPKKSKERPAEVQQSPKKDMMRRVVRQSKFRHVFGQAVRNDQCYDDIRVSRVTWDSSFCAVNPKFVAIIIEASGGGAFLVLPLQKTGRIDKAYPTVCGHTGPVLDIEWCPHNDHVIASSSEDCTVMVWQIPENGLESPLSEPVVVLEGHSKRVGIVSWHPTARNVLLSAGCDNQIIIWNVGTGEVMINLEDMHPDVIFSVSWSRNGSLLCTACKDKKVRVIDPRKKKIVAEKDKAHEGARPMRAIFLADGNIFTTGFSRMSERQLALWKTDSMDEPICVQEMDSSNGVLLPFYDPDTNIVYLCGKGDSSIRYFEITDEAPFVHYLNTFSTKEPQRGMGYMPKRGLDVNKCEIARFYKLHERKCEPIIMTVPRKSDLFQDDLYPDTAGPDPSLEAEEWFAGKNGGPILISLKDGYVSTKNRDLKVVKTNVLESKPATKAENVPTVQKHASPQSSVKMEDKLEEVLREFKSLRDRVILQDRRIARLEEQVAKVAM; the protein is encoded by the exons ATGGAGAAATCAGCCTCATGCAATCCCACTACTGAGGAAGACTTTGTGGTTCTTGAGAAGGATGATGCATGGACGTCACCGGAAGGGGAAAACGATATTGTTTTGAGGCACAGGATAAACACAGAAAAGCCtgaatcaataaataaaagaggaagtaaggAAGACACACCTGATATCTGCAATGACGATAACTTTGTACATCCTTCCGAGAATACCCCTCGGGAAAAGggtaatgaaaagaaaagcagaggaAACTCTGACACACTTTTAATGGGAGCTGACACACATGCTAGGACTTCACCCACAGTCTGTTTTGAGAGGGAAATGGGTCAACGTTTGGCTGAAGTGACAGGCAGCAGGTGTCAGCTAAAAGGAGCTGGTCATGTTGGAGCTGGAGCCCAGAGTGAGACAACTGGTAGCGGAATAGCAGAGGGGGAGCAAAACGTGAGAGACCACACCAAGGAGAAAGTTTCTACTCACATCCAGCAGGAGCACCTGTCAACGCTAAACAAATCCAAAAGTCAGGATAAGGAAAGCCACAGTTCGGGGTTTCCTGCACAAAGACAACAAGTGGATCAGTCGTACCAGAACAGGTTTGCTGGGGCTGTGTATAAGAGGGCTAAAGCAGGGGTCACGGGCAGTCTTTCAGCATGCACCAAGAAAGATGACAGCCAAGCTGTTGGCAAAGCAGCCAACTCTATAACACCGCTACTGCAAGACAATCCCCCATTTACAGTGGAAGAATGTGATTTGATCCCTAGTCCTCCTCTGCCAGAGAATGGAGGCTGTGATGGAAAGATACAGGTCGCAAGCCTAAAGAAGGAGAGCGAGCTTGTTTGCTTCTCTGCtgtcatcacccctccaccttTAACTCATGCGATGCCCAATAGAGACACAACAATGGCGAAGCACCTTGACACGAATGCGGTCAGTTCAACAATGGCACCAGACGCCACGTCCAACAAAGATGAATCGGTGACAAAAGAAAAGCCCAAAATCAAAGGTCCACCGCCACCGGTTCCCAAAAAGCCTAAAAATCCATTTATAAAGCTGAAAACTGCACAGTTAATGTCTACAGATGTGCAAAGACGAGGAAAGGAACACCTGCGTTCAGAGGAGAGGGTCAAGAGGAGGCACACTTTTCATTTTAACAGAGACCTTCCATGCAGCACTCCAGCTAATCAGGACATGTGCTTAGTGTGGGATGAAAAGGGCACTTACACTGTGCCAGCTAACATTCGTCGACTCTCTGCTGACCTTAGCCCTTGGGACCATCTTTCACTGAGGCACATGGATGACCGGTATGGAGATATGATTGACTTCGAGTACTGTGTGCTAATGGCAAATCTGTCTCCAGAGGAAGAGACACAAAACTTGGACATGTGGCAGAAAAGAGTATTCCCAGAGAGACGGACCAGAAGTAAATGGTCACCTCCACCCTACGCACAAAAGCCCTCAAATCCATTTGAGACGCTTCCCAAACCGGAGGTCACAGCTGAGAATGAAGGTGAAAGACCAAACCCTGCATCTTcagggaaaaaagaaatagaCCCAGAGGTCCTACCTGAAAGAGCCCCCACACAGGTCAGTGACCATAACCACGTTAACTACACCTACCATAAAGATATAAGTGATCGCAGCACTGAGAGAGATGCAGGGAATGGCAGTGAGATTGGTTCCTACAAGCCTGTGGCAAAAATTATCAGAGAAGCAAACCAAATGCAGAGACATCAGGCCGGGCGAGGACCTGAAGGGCCCAAAGCTCCAGTTCGTGTGTCGGAGCAGAGTCCGAGCATCAAAGTATCCCAAATGAAGAACGCCTTTGATGTCCcaaagaaatccaaagaaagGCCAGCAGAAGTGCAACAGTCTCCAAAGAAAG ATATGATGCGGCGAGTTGTGCGACAGAGCAAGTTCCGTCACGTGTTCGGCCAGGCCGTGAGGAACGACCAGTGCTACGATGACATCCGCGTGTCCAGGGTCACGTGGGATAGCTCCTTCTGTGCTGTCAACCCCAAGTTTGTCGCCATCATCATAGAGGCCAGCGGGGGAGGTGCTTTCCTTGTACTTCCTCTCCAAAAG ACTGGCCGTATAGACAAGGCCTACCCGACAGTATGTGGTCACACGGGCCCAGTGTTGGACATCGAGTGGTGTCCTCATAATGACCATGTCATTGCTAGCAGCTCGGAGGACTGCACAGTCATG GTCTGGCAGATACCTGAGAACGGACTGGAATCTCCCCTTTCAGAGCCCGTGGTTGTGTTAGAGGGCCATTCTAAAAGGGTTGGCATTGTGTCTTGGCACCCCACCGCACGCAATGTTCTTCTCAGCGCAG GGTGTGACAATCAGATCATCATCTGGAATGTGGGCACAGGAGAGGTCATGATAAACCTGGAGGACATGCACCCTGATGTTATCTTTAGTGTCAGCTGGAGCCGCAACGGCAGCCTGCTCTGCACCGCCTGCAAGGACAAGAAGGTCCGCGTCATCGACCCTCGTAAAAAAAAGATTGTGGCG GAGAAGGACAAAGCTCACGAGGGAGCTCGGCCAATGAGAGCGATCTTTTTAGCAGATGGAAACATTTTCACCACTGGATTCAGCCGCATGAGCGAGCGCCAGCTAGCCCTCTGGAAAACT GATAGCATGGATGAACCAATATGTGTTCAAGAGATGGACAGCAGTAATGGAGTCCTGCTGCCCTTCTATGACCCTGACACCAACATAGTTTACCTGTGTGGAAAG GGTGACAGCAGCATTCGGTACTTTGAGATAACTGATGAGGCACCATTCGTTCACTACCTCAACACCTTTTCCACCAAGGAGCCCCAGAGGGGCATGGGGTACATGCCGAAAAGAGGTCTGGATGTCAACAAATGTGAAATAGCAAG GTTTTACAAATTACACGAGAGAAAATGCGAACCAATCATCATGACAGTCCCACGTAAG TCGGATCTGTTCCAGGACGACCTGTACCCAGACACGGCCGGCCCTGATCCCTCCCTGGAGGCGGAGGAGTGGTTTGCGGGCAAGAACGGTGGGCCCATCCTGATCTCACTGAAAGATGGCTACGTCTCCACAAAGAACCGGGACCTGAAAGTGGTCAAGACGAATGTTCTGGAGAGCAAGCCGGCCACAAAAGCGGAAAACGTCCCTACTGTCCAGAAGCATGCTTCTCCACAATCCTCAGTA AAAATGGAAGACAAGCTGGAAGAGGTGCTCCGAGAGTTCAAGTCACTCAGGGACCGTGTCATCCTTCAGGACCGTCGCATCGCTAGACTGGAAGAGCAGGTCGCAAAGGTCGCCATGTAA
- the coro1cb gene encoding coronin-1C isoform X2, whose protein sequence is MMRRVVRQSKFRHVFGQAVRNDQCYDDIRVSRVTWDSSFCAVNPKFVAIIIEASGGGAFLVLPLQKTGRIDKAYPTVCGHTGPVLDIEWCPHNDHVIASSSEDCTVMVWQIPENGLESPLSEPVVVLEGHSKRVGIVSWHPTARNVLLSAGCDNQIIIWNVGTGEVMINLEDMHPDVIFSVSWSRNGSLLCTACKDKKVRVIDPRKKKIVAEKDKAHEGARPMRAIFLADGNIFTTGFSRMSERQLALWKTDSMDEPICVQEMDSSNGVLLPFYDPDTNIVYLCGKGDSSIRYFEITDEAPFVHYLNTFSTKEPQRGMGYMPKRGLDVNKCEIARFYKLHERKCEPIIMTVPRKSDLFQDDLYPDTAGPDPSLEAEEWFAGKNGGPILISLKDGYVSTKNRDLKVVKTNVLESKPATKAENVPTVQKHASPQSSVKMEDKLEEVLREFKSLRDRVILQDRRIARLEEQVAKVAM, encoded by the exons ATGATGCGGCGAGTTGTGCGACAGAGCAAGTTCCGTCACGTGTTCGGCCAGGCCGTGAGGAACGACCAGTGCTACGATGACATCCGCGTGTCCAGGGTCACGTGGGATAGCTCCTTCTGTGCTGTCAACCCCAAGTTTGTCGCCATCATCATAGAGGCCAGCGGGGGAGGTGCTTTCCTTGTACTTCCTCTCCAAAAG ACTGGCCGTATAGACAAGGCCTACCCGACAGTATGTGGTCACACGGGCCCAGTGTTGGACATCGAGTGGTGTCCTCATAATGACCATGTCATTGCTAGCAGCTCGGAGGACTGCACAGTCATG GTCTGGCAGATACCTGAGAACGGACTGGAATCTCCCCTTTCAGAGCCCGTGGTTGTGTTAGAGGGCCATTCTAAAAGGGTTGGCATTGTGTCTTGGCACCCCACCGCACGCAATGTTCTTCTCAGCGCAG GGTGTGACAATCAGATCATCATCTGGAATGTGGGCACAGGAGAGGTCATGATAAACCTGGAGGACATGCACCCTGATGTTATCTTTAGTGTCAGCTGGAGCCGCAACGGCAGCCTGCTCTGCACCGCCTGCAAGGACAAGAAGGTCCGCGTCATCGACCCTCGTAAAAAAAAGATTGTGGCG GAGAAGGACAAAGCTCACGAGGGAGCTCGGCCAATGAGAGCGATCTTTTTAGCAGATGGAAACATTTTCACCACTGGATTCAGCCGCATGAGCGAGCGCCAGCTAGCCCTCTGGAAAACT GATAGCATGGATGAACCAATATGTGTTCAAGAGATGGACAGCAGTAATGGAGTCCTGCTGCCCTTCTATGACCCTGACACCAACATAGTTTACCTGTGTGGAAAG GGTGACAGCAGCATTCGGTACTTTGAGATAACTGATGAGGCACCATTCGTTCACTACCTCAACACCTTTTCCACCAAGGAGCCCCAGAGGGGCATGGGGTACATGCCGAAAAGAGGTCTGGATGTCAACAAATGTGAAATAGCAAG GTTTTACAAATTACACGAGAGAAAATGCGAACCAATCATCATGACAGTCCCACGTAAG TCGGATCTGTTCCAGGACGACCTGTACCCAGACACGGCCGGCCCTGATCCCTCCCTGGAGGCGGAGGAGTGGTTTGCGGGCAAGAACGGTGGGCCCATCCTGATCTCACTGAAAGATGGCTACGTCTCCACAAAGAACCGGGACCTGAAAGTGGTCAAGACGAATGTTCTGGAGAGCAAGCCGGCCACAAAAGCGGAAAACGTCCCTACTGTCCAGAAGCATGCTTCTCCACAATCCTCAGTA AAAATGGAAGACAAGCTGGAAGAGGTGCTCCGAGAGTTCAAGTCACTCAGGGACCGTGTCATCCTTCAGGACCGTCGCATCGCTAGACTGGAAGAGCAGGTCGCAAAGGTCGCCATGTAA